In a genomic window of Branchiostoma floridae strain S238N-H82 chromosome 19, Bfl_VNyyK, whole genome shotgun sequence:
- the LOC118406593 gene encoding mitochondrial carrier homolog 2-like: protein MAMFGREKNGDGEEGEVSGSSPDLDWSHVLLGVGITTASHPMTYVKVLIQVGHEPFPPRATTNLFGRPILILPGLLQYMGHIRKIDGFLGLYRGLLPRICTGIIGTSVNSRIMEHMRSSHPVNPIKDSDDLRTVAEKFVKTTSQETAARCLAVVVSQPFHVVTIRCMVQFIGRETAYSGPITAVSEIWNNEGISGFFSGLVPRLLGEVFTLWLCNILAHLINTYLLPNDESMTNVSEFKSYSQAITGFLANMVTYPFTLVANCMAVTGSGLAAGQHPHMPLYTDWNDCWKHLDRMGQLKRGSSLFWRQLPKRHYVLNKGGF from the exons ATGGCGATGTTCGGTCGAGAAAAAAATGGTGATGGAGAAGAAGGGGAGGTCAGTGGTTCCTCCCCTGACCTGGACTGGTCACACGTGCTGCTGGGGGTGGGCATCACCACCGCCTCTCATCCCATGACTTACGTTAAAGTCCTCATACAG GTTGGTCATGAGCCCTTCCCTCCCCGTGCCACCACCAACCTGTTTGGTCGGCCCATCCTGATACTACCAGGGCTGCTGCAGTACA TGGGTCACATCCGTAAGATAGACGGGTTTCTGGGGCTGTACCGAGGTTTACTGCCCAGGATCTGTACTGGGATTATCGGCACCAGCGTCAACTCTCGAATCATGGAG CACATGCGAAGTTCCCACCCCGTCAATCCAATCAAGGATTCGGACGATTTAAGGACTGTTGCCGAGAAGTTTGTGAAAACG ACCTCTCAGGAAACTGCAGCTAGATGCCTGGCAGTGGTGGTCAGCCAACCCTTCCATG TTGTTACTATAAGGTGCATGGTGCAGTTCATCGGGAGAGAAACTGCTTACAG TGGTCCAATTACTGCAGTGAGTGAAATCTGGAACAATGAAGGCATTTCAGGGTTCTTTAG tGGGCTAGTCCCAAGGCTGTTGGGAGAAGTCTTCACCCTGTGGCTGTGTAACATCCTGGCACATCTCATCAACACCTACCTGCTTCCTAATGATGAATCT ATGACTAATGTAAGTGAGTTTAAGAGTTACTCGCAGGCCATCACAGGGTTCCTGGCTAACATGGTGACGTACCCCTTCACACTGGTGGCCAACTGTATGGCTGTTACAGGCTCAGG ACTTGCTGCGGGACAACACCCCCACATGCCACTGTACACAGACTGGAACGACTGCTGGAAACACCTGGACAGAATg GGTCAGTTGAAGCGTGGGTCCAGTCTGTTTTGGAGGCAGCTCCCCAAGAGACATTACGTTCTCAACAAAGGGGGGTTCTAA